A stretch of the Streptococcus himalayensis genome encodes the following:
- a CDS encoding DUF948 domain-containing protein: MLEIAYSLVAVALVALIIYIILLVKKITTVLDEAEKTVQILTSDVNVTLYQTNELLAKVNVLADDINGKVATIDPLFAAVADLSESVSDLNTSARHLSQKASSAGKNSIKASAGLSALRMASKVFKKKH; this comes from the coding sequence ATGTTAGAAATTGCGTATAGTTTAGTTGCAGTTGCCCTGGTGGCCTTGATTATTTATATCATTTTATTGGTCAAAAAAATTACCACTGTTTTAGATGAGGCTGAAAAAACAGTGCAAATCTTGACCAGTGATGTTAATGTCACCTTGTATCAAACCAATGAATTGTTGGCAAAAGTGAATGTCTTAGCCGATGACATTAATGGCAAGGTAGCGACAATCGATCCCCTCTTTGCTGCTGTTGCAGATCTGTCTGAGTCTGTTTCGGATTTAAATACTTCTGCTCGGCATTTGAGCCAAAAAGCGTCATCAGCAGGTAAAAATAGTATCAAAGCGAGTGCAGGCTTATCCGCACTTCGCATGGCTTCTAAAGTCTTTAAAAAGAAACATTAA
- a CDS encoding CPBP family intramembrane glutamic endopeptidase: MKIVKNVLQVWGLVLLIQLPVLGEMDWGDLEPSKFSLLFHLLYWGVSLSLIFWGIYTLRKKALQTRHEQVSTPNQKISYLKIIFLVFLAIVLEILLSNIFPREKNFSNAVKLHDIFSNYGWMTLMTLNLLSPALEELVFRGIFQEKLSHHYSKSIAIFFSTVVFAFLHTYTLDTHFFQHIISGFLFSWLYSQTGDIKKSIFAHIAKNTLTTILHLFL; encoded by the coding sequence ATGAAAATAGTGAAGAATGTACTTCAAGTATGGGGACTAGTCTTATTGATACAATTACCAGTATTAGGAGAAATGGATTGGGGAGACTTAGAACCATCAAAATTTTCTTTACTATTTCATCTCTTGTATTGGGGAGTTAGTCTCAGCTTAATTTTCTGGGGAATCTATACTCTGCGAAAAAAAGCTTTACAGACTCGACATGAGCAAGTATCTACTCCAAATCAAAAGATTTCCTACCTTAAAATCATATTTTTAGTATTTCTTGCTATTGTTTTAGAAATTCTACTGAGCAATATTTTCCCCAGAGAAAAGAACTTTTCGAATGCTGTTAAATTGCATGACATTTTTTCTAACTATGGCTGGATGACGTTAATGACTTTAAATCTATTATCTCCTGCCTTGGAAGAGCTTGTTTTTAGAGGAATTTTCCAAGAAAAACTGTCTCATCACTATTCAAAAAGTATAGCTATCTTTTTTTCAACGGTTGTATTTGCCTTTTTGCATACCTATACCTTGGATACACATTTTTTTCAACATATAATCTCGGGGTTTTTATTTTCATGGCTATACAGTCAAACTGGAGATATTAAGAAATCTATTTTCGCTCATATTGCAAAAAATACACTCACAACGATTTTACATCTGTTTCTATGA
- a CDS encoding DUF3270 family protein — translation MNARRFQSPQEDYHYEYDDVKQEETSLYQEYAPEEELGPDLKELLFFVNIAIFCVLTALFSFFFLSLKFNAFLSFGAAMSVSLGILKTYQIIQERYKTQETTEEDL, via the coding sequence ATGAACGCTAGAAGATTTCAGTCCCCGCAAGAGGACTACCATTACGAGTATGATGATGTCAAACAAGAAGAAACCTCCCTCTACCAAGAGTATGCCCCTGAGGAAGAGTTAGGCCCTGATTTAAAAGAATTACTATTCTTTGTAAACATTGCTATTTTCTGTGTCCTAACAGCCCTCTTTAGTTTCTTCTTTTTATCCTTAAAATTCAACGCCTTCCTATCTTTTGGAGCGGCTATGAGTGTCAGTCTGGGTATTCTAAAAACCTATCAAATCATCCAAGAACGCTATAAAACTCAAGAAACAACAGAAGAAGATTTGTGA
- a CDS encoding YtxH domain-containing protein has protein sequence MGKLSSILLGTISGAAAAAFLTSKKGKEVTAKVADFVNDVKENPEDFKAQAADTWNDFSQQAVQTISETKEKVENGEITGETILESVKETTKQVLDFSQEKFEEIKEKMQETKNSDFVQEVQEETEELAEEPEDTEDIIIEIELEDEEMT, from the coding sequence ATGGGCAAATTATCATCCATTCTTTTAGGAACAATTTCAGGAGCAGCAGCGGCAGCTTTCTTGACCAGCAAAAAAGGAAAAGAAGTGACTGCAAAAGTAGCAGACTTTGTCAATGATGTCAAAGAAAATCCAGAAGACTTCAAAGCACAGGCAGCTGATACTTGGAATGACTTTTCGCAGCAAGCAGTTCAAACCATCTCAGAAACCAAAGAAAAGGTTGAAAATGGAGAAATTACAGGAGAAACTATCTTAGAATCAGTCAAAGAAACAACGAAACAAGTCCTTGATTTTTCTCAAGAAAAATTTGAGGAAATCAAAGAGAAAATGCAAGAAACCAAGAATTCTGATTTTGTTCAAGAAGTGCAGGAAGAAACAGAAGAATTGGCAGAGGAGCCAGAGGATACGGAAGACATTATCATTGAAATCGAATTAGAAGATGAGGAAATGACTTAA
- the lgt gene encoding prolipoprotein diacylglyceryl transferase encodes MIDPIAIQLGPLSIRWYALCIITGLLIAVFLAQKEASRKKILPDDVVDFILLAFPLALVGARLYYVIFSWDYYSQHLGEIVEIWNGGIAIYGGLLTGALVLYLFSKRKWINPLDFLDIAAPGVLLAQSLGRWGNFFNQEAYGAVVKHLDYLPAFIRNQMYIDGAYRQPTFLYESVWNLVGFVLIMTVRHRPQLLKRGEITAFYLIWYGFGRLLIEGMRTDSLMFAGLRVSQWLSAILIMLGIILILHQRRKKDTPYY; translated from the coding sequence ATGATTGATCCTATCGCGATTCAGCTAGGTCCTTTGAGTATTCGTTGGTATGCCTTGTGCATTATTACAGGCCTGTTGATAGCTGTTTTTCTTGCCCAAAAAGAAGCATCACGGAAAAAAATTCTTCCAGATGATGTGGTGGACTTTATCCTTTTGGCCTTTCCCTTGGCTTTAGTAGGAGCACGACTTTACTATGTCATCTTTAGCTGGGACTATTATAGCCAGCATTTAGGGGAGATTGTTGAGATTTGGAATGGGGGCATTGCGATTTACGGCGGGCTATTGACTGGTGCCTTGGTCCTTTACCTCTTTTCCAAAAGAAAATGGATTAATCCCTTGGATTTTCTGGATATTGCAGCACCAGGTGTACTGCTTGCCCAGAGCTTAGGTCGATGGGGAAATTTTTTCAATCAAGAAGCGTATGGTGCAGTGGTGAAACATTTAGACTATTTGCCAGCTTTTATCCGCAATCAGATGTATATTGATGGTGCCTATCGCCAGCCGACTTTCTTATATGAATCTGTATGGAACCTTGTTGGTTTTGTCTTGATAATGACCGTGCGTCATCGACCACAGCTTCTAAAACGTGGAGAGATTACAGCGTTTTACCTAATCTGGTATGGATTTGGACGGCTCCTGATTGAAGGAATGCGAACAGATAGCCTGATGTTTGCCGGTTTACGTGTGTCTCAATGGTTATCCGCCATTTTAATCATGCTAGGCATCATCCTAATCCTTCACCAACGTCGCAAAAAAGATACCCCTTATTACTAA
- a CDS encoding IS66 family transposase, with amino-acid sequence MEELLAIIKQQAAVNQQLTNELALLREQVAYLTQKLYGKSSEKVVHQTGQLSLFEEEPLPEEDADLPR; translated from the coding sequence ATGGAAGAGTTATTAGCCATTATTAAACAACAAGCAGCTGTTAACCAACAACTCACAAATGAACTTGCTCTCCTTCGTGAACAAGTAGCTTATCTGACACAAAAGCTCTATGGCAAGTCATCAGAGAAGGTTGTGCATCAAACTGGTCAGCTAAGTCTCTTTGAAGAAGAACCACTTCCTGAAGAAGACGCTGACTTACCCAGGTGA
- a CDS encoding peptidase U32 family protein: MEKIIITATAESLAQAKALVELGVDRIYVGEKEFGLRLPHTFSHEELREIATMVHEAGKELTVAVNALMHQDMMNRIKPFLDFLEEIGTDYITVGDAGVFYVLKRDGYSFKTIYDASTMVASSRQINFWGQKAGASEAVLAREIPSAELFQMEEVLEIPAEILVYGASVIHHSKRPLLQNYYNFTKIDDEKSRTRDLFLAEPGDPESHYSIFEDNHGTHIFANNDLDLMTKLDELVAHGFTHWKLEGLYTPGDSFVEIARLFVEARTLIEQGKFTANQAFLFDEKIHQWHPKNRFLDTGFYEFAPDKVQ, translated from the coding sequence ATGGAAAAGATTATCATAACAGCAACGGCTGAGAGCCTTGCACAAGCAAAAGCATTAGTAGAATTAGGCGTTGACCGTATTTATGTGGGGGAAAAGGAGTTTGGTCTTCGTTTGCCGCACACTTTTTCGCATGAGGAGTTAAGAGAAATTGCGACGATGGTGCACGAAGCAGGAAAGGAGTTGACAGTAGCTGTCAACGCTCTTATGCACCAAGACATGATGAATCGGATCAAGCCCTTTCTTGATTTCTTAGAGGAAATTGGGACAGACTATATAACGGTTGGAGACGCAGGTGTTTTTTATGTCTTGAAACGAGATGGCTACTCTTTTAAAACGATTTATGACGCCTCAACTATGGTCGCTAGCAGTCGTCAGATTAACTTCTGGGGTCAAAAGGCAGGGGCAAGTGAAGCTGTTTTAGCTAGAGAAATTCCTTCGGCAGAGTTGTTTCAAATGGAGGAGGTTTTGGAAATTCCTGCTGAAATTCTAGTCTATGGAGCCAGTGTCATTCACCATTCCAAGCGTCCACTTTTGCAAAATTACTATAATTTTACAAAAATAGACGACGAAAAGAGTAGGACGCGAGATTTGTTTTTGGCTGAGCCGGGAGACCCTGAGAGCCATTATTCCATTTTCGAGGACAATCATGGTACGCATATTTTTGCCAATAATGATTTAGATTTGATGACCAAACTTGATGAGTTGGTGGCACATGGCTTTACCCATTGGAAGCTGGAGGGGCTTTATACGCCAGGAGATTCTTTTGTAGAAATTGCCCGTCTGTTTGTAGAAGCAAGGACGTTGATAGAGCAAGGGAAATTTACAGCCAATCAAGCCTTTCTCTTTGATGAAAAAATTCATCAATGGCATCCTAAAAATCGTTTTTTGGACACAGGATTTTATGAATTTGCTCCAGATAAGGTCCAATAA
- a CDS encoding peptidase U32 family protein, protein MAKILKRPEVLAPAGTLEKLKVAIRYGADAVYIGGQAYGLRSRAGNFTFEEMEEGIQFAREYGAKVYVAANMVTHEGNEVGAGEWFRKLRDIGIAAVIVSDPALIAIACTEAPGLEVHLSTQASATNYETLEFWKELGLTRVVLAREVSMEELAEIRRNTDVEIEAFVHGAMCISYSGRCTLSNHMSLRDANRGGCSQSCRWKYDLYDMPFGQERKSLKGEIPEEFSMSAVDMSMIDHIPDMIENGVDSLKIEGRMKSIHYVSTVANCYKAAVDAYLESPEKFESIKQDLVDEMWKVAQRELATGFYYGIPTENEQLFGARRKIPEYKFVAEVVSYDEDKQVATIRQRNVINEGDQVEFYGPGFRHFDAVITDLRDAKGNQIDRAPNPMELLTISMPTKVYPGDMVRSRKEGLINLYKEDGTSQTLRA, encoded by the coding sequence ATGGCAAAAATATTGAAACGTCCAGAGGTCTTGGCACCTGCTGGTACTTTAGAGAAGTTAAAAGTCGCCATTCGTTACGGAGCGGATGCGGTCTATATTGGTGGACAAGCCTATGGATTGCGGAGCCGCGCGGGAAATTTCACCTTTGAGGAAATGGAAGAAGGCATTCAATTTGCCCGTGAATATGGAGCAAAGGTCTATGTTGCGGCCAACATGGTCACCCATGAGGGAAATGAAGTCGGAGCAGGAGAGTGGTTTCGCAAATTGCGAGACATAGGCATTGCAGCCGTTATCGTGTCAGATCCAGCTCTGATTGCCATTGCTTGCACAGAAGCGCCCGGGCTTGAAGTTCACTTATCGACACAGGCAAGTGCCACCAATTATGAAACCTTGGAATTCTGGAAAGAATTAGGATTAACACGGGTTGTTTTGGCACGGGAAGTATCCATGGAAGAATTGGCAGAAATTCGTCGCAATACGGATGTAGAAATCGAAGCTTTTGTTCATGGAGCGATGTGTATTTCCTACTCAGGACGATGCACACTTTCTAATCACATGAGCCTGCGCGATGCTAATCGTGGTGGCTGTTCGCAATCTTGCCGCTGGAAATATGACTTGTACGATATGCCTTTTGGCCAAGAACGCAAGAGCCTAAAAGGGGAAATTCCAGAAGAATTCTCCATGAGTGCGGTGGATATGAGCATGATTGACCATATTCCAGACATGATTGAAAATGGAGTGGACAGTCTCAAAATCGAGGGTCGGATGAAGTCTATCCACTATGTTTCTACCGTGGCGAATTGCTATAAGGCAGCAGTGGATGCTTATTTAGAAAGTCCAGAGAAGTTTGAGTCTATCAAGCAAGATTTGGTCGATGAGATGTGGAAGGTTGCCCAGCGTGAACTAGCGACTGGATTTTACTATGGTATTCCCACTGAAAATGAGCAACTTTTCGGAGCCCGCCGGAAAATTCCAGAATATAAGTTTGTTGCGGAAGTTGTTTCTTATGATGAGGATAAGCAAGTGGCAACCATTCGCCAACGCAATGTGATCAATGAAGGGGATCAGGTAGAGTTTTATGGTCCAGGTTTCCGTCATTTCGATGCGGTGATTACCGATTTGCGGGATGCTAAGGGCAATCAGATTGATCGTGCACCAAATCCGATGGAGCTGTTGACCATTTCAATGCCGACAAAGGTTTATCCTGGGGATATGGTGCGGAGCCGAAAGGAAGGGTTAATCAATCTTTACAAGGAAGATGGGACTAGCCAAACCCTTCGCGCTTAA
- a CDS encoding ABC transporter ATP-binding protein: MIEFRDVTKVYDTKIALNQLNLTINSGEIVGLIGHNGAGKSTTIKSLVSVLNPTRGQIFVDGQELAENRLAIKKKIGYVADSPDLFLRLTANEFWEMVATAYDMEEVTVKGRLESLLATFDFASHRYEVIESFSHGMRQKVFVIGALLSDPDIWVLDEPLTGLDPQAAFDLKQMMREHADKGNSVLFSTHVLEVAEQLCDRLAILKKGELIFFGTLEELKGQHPEKTLESVYLDLAGRREEVSEDASESH; the protein is encoded by the coding sequence ATGATTGAATTTAGAGATGTGACCAAGGTTTACGATACAAAGATTGCCCTTAATCAGCTCAATCTAACCATCAATAGTGGGGAGATTGTCGGCTTGATTGGCCACAATGGGGCTGGAAAGTCCACGACGATTAAGTCGTTGGTCAGTGTTTTGAATCCGACGAGAGGACAGATTTTCGTTGATGGACAAGAACTGGCAGAAAACCGTTTGGCTATTAAAAAGAAGATAGGCTATGTAGCGGATTCTCCTGATCTTTTCTTGCGTTTGACAGCCAATGAATTTTGGGAGATGGTGGCAACAGCCTATGATATGGAAGAGGTGACGGTGAAAGGACGCTTGGAGAGTCTTCTTGCTACGTTTGACTTTGCGAGCCACCGGTATGAGGTCATCGAGTCCTTCTCTCATGGAATGCGGCAAAAGGTGTTTGTCATCGGGGCTCTCTTGTCAGATCCCGATATTTGGGTGTTGGATGAGCCTTTGACAGGGCTCGATCCGCAGGCTGCCTTTGATCTCAAGCAGATGATGCGAGAGCATGCAGACAAGGGAAATTCCGTCCTCTTTTCAACCCATGTCTTGGAAGTCGCTGAGCAATTGTGCGATCGCTTAGCCATCCTGAAAAAAGGAGAATTGATCTTTTTTGGAACCCTTGAAGAATTAAAGGGGCAACATCCAGAAAAAACGCTTGAAAGTGTCTATTTAGATTTGGCTGGTCGAAGAGAAGAGGTGAGCGAAGATGCGTCTGAAAGCCATTAA
- the tnpB gene encoding IS66 family insertion sequence element accessory protein TnpB (TnpB, as the term is used for proteins encoded by IS66 family insertion elements, is considered an accessory protein, since TnpC, encoded by a neighboring gene, is a DDE family transposase.): protein MSIRLSDLGQVYLVCGKTDMRQGIDSLAYLVKRQFELDPFSGQVFLFCGGRKDRFKALYWDGQGFWLLYKRFENGKLTWPNDEHEVKALTSEQVDWLMKGFSISPKIKSTKSRDFY from the coding sequence ATGAGCATCCGACTCAGTGATTTAGGACAAGTTTACTTGGTTTGTGGAAAAACCGATATGCGTCAAGGGATTGATTCATTGGCTTATCTCGTTAAACGTCAATTTGAATTAGATCCCTTTTCTGGTCAAGTCTTTCTCTTCTGTGGTGGACGAAAAGATCGGTTCAAAGCTCTTTATTGGGATGGACAAGGTTTTTGGCTACTCTACAAACGATTTGAAAACGGCAAACTCACTTGGCCTAATGATGAACATGAGGTCAAAGCCCTCACTTCCGAGCAAGTTGACTGGCTGATGAAGGGATTTTCGATAAGTCCTAAAATAAAATCTACAAAAAGTCGTGATTTCTATTGA
- the hprK gene encoding HPr(Ser) kinase/phosphatase has product MSVKVKDLLKKVRLNLVYGDPDMLEKEVVTSDIARPGLEMTGYFDYYSPERIQLMGMKEWSYLTKMTSHNRYQVLSKMFQEDTPVMIVARNLEIPEEMLQAAKEKRVAIMRSHVPTSRLSGEISAYLDSRLAPRTSIHGVLMDIYGMGVLIQGDSGIGKSETGLELVKRGHRLVADDRVDIYSKDESTLWGEPAEILRHLLEIRGVGIIDVMSLYGASAVKDSSQVQLAVYLENYDTSKTFDRLGNNAEEFEVSGVSIPRIRIPVKTGRNISVVIEAAAMNFRAKEMGFDATKTFEERLTNLIRENEVKK; this is encoded by the coding sequence ATGAGCGTTAAAGTCAAAGATTTATTGAAAAAAGTTCGCTTAAACTTAGTTTATGGGGACCCAGACATGTTGGAAAAAGAAGTAGTCACATCGGACATTGCACGGCCGGGGCTAGAAATGACGGGGTATTTTGATTATTATTCACCCGAGCGGATTCAGCTGATGGGAATGAAGGAGTGGTCTTATCTGACCAAAATGACTTCTCACAATCGCTACCAAGTCCTCTCCAAGATGTTTCAAGAGGATACGCCGGTCATGATTGTAGCTAGAAATTTGGAAATTCCAGAGGAAATGTTACAGGCTGCTAAGGAAAAACGAGTAGCTATCATGCGCAGTCATGTGCCAACTAGCCGCCTATCTGGAGAAATTTCAGCCTATTTGGATTCACGTTTGGCACCACGGACCAGTATCCACGGTGTTTTGATGGATATCTATGGGATGGGGGTTTTGATCCAGGGAGATAGCGGTATTGGAAAGAGCGAGACCGGTCTAGAACTTGTGAAACGAGGACACCGTTTGGTGGCTGATGACCGTGTGGATATCTACTCAAAGGATGAATCGACCTTGTGGGGAGAACCAGCTGAAATTTTAAGACACTTGCTAGAAATACGGGGGGTCGGAATTATTGATGTCATGAGCCTGTATGGGGCGAGTGCTGTTAAGGATTCTTCTCAGGTTCAGTTGGCGGTTTATTTGGAAAATTATGATACTTCTAAGACTTTTGATCGCTTGGGCAATAATGCAGAAGAATTTGAAGTGTCTGGTGTTTCCATTCCTCGCATTCGTATTCCAGTAAAAACTGGGCGTAATATCTCTGTTGTGATTGAAGCCGCAGCGATGAACTTTCGTGCCAAGGAAATGGGATTTGATGCGACCAAGACTTTTGAAGAACGCTTGACCAATCTCATTCGTGAAAATGAGGTGAAGAAATGA
- a CDS encoding IS66-like element short variant transposase, translating into MKKNHFLKKTLTYPGDTETITYQRKKTKGVRQAVFSQFTPEMVHHELKGEDCTCPDCHGQLKEIGSTVQRQELVFIPAQLKRIDHVQHAYKCQACSENNLSDKIIKAPVPKAPLAHSLGSASIIAHTIHQKFNLKVPNYRQEEDWNKLVLPITRKEIANWHIKSSQYYFEPIYDLLHEKLLEQPVLHADETSYRVLENDSQLTFYWTFLSGKHEEQGITLYHHDKGRSGLVVKEFLGDYTGYVHCDMWSAYRQLDKAQLVGCWAHVRRKFFEATPKKADRTSLGAKGLAYCDRLFALENDWVDLSTEERLHKRQAELAPLMDEFFDWCRNQSILPGSKLGRAIEYSLKYEELFKAVLQDGRLVLSNNVTERAIKSLVMGRKNWLFSQSFEGAKATAIILSLLETAKRHGLDSEKYITYLLEHLPNEESLAKKEVLEAYLPWTERIQNNCK; encoded by the coding sequence TTGAAGAAGAACCACTTCCTGAAGAAGACGCTGACTTACCCAGGTGACACAGAAACGATTACCTATCAACGTAAGAAAACCAAGGGAGTTCGTCAGGCTGTTTTCAGTCAGTTTACTCCGGAGATGGTTCATCATGAACTAAAAGGCGAAGACTGCACTTGTCCAGACTGTCATGGTCAGTTGAAAGAAATTGGTTCAACCGTCCAACGGCAAGAGTTGGTCTTCATTCCTGCACAATTGAAGCGAATTGACCATGTCCAACACGCTTACAAGTGTCAGGCGTGTAGCGAGAACAATCTTAGCGATAAAATTATCAAGGCTCCTGTTCCTAAGGCACCTCTGGCCCATAGCTTGGGGTCAGCCTCCATTATTGCCCACACCATTCATCAGAAGTTCAATCTGAAGGTCCCCAACTACCGCCAGGAAGAGGATTGGAACAAGCTTGTCTTGCCCATCACACGGAAGGAAATCGCCAACTGGCACATCAAGTCTAGTCAGTATTATTTCGAGCCGATTTATGACCTTCTGCACGAGAAATTACTAGAACAGCCTGTTCTCCATGCGGATGAGACTTCTTATAGGGTCTTGGAAAATGATAGCCAGTTGACCTTCTACTGGACCTTCTTGTCTGGGAAGCATGAGGAACAGGGAATCACTCTTTATCATCACGATAAAGGGCGGAGTGGTTTGGTTGTGAAGGAGTTTCTTGGAGATTACACAGGCTATGTACATTGTGATATGTGGTCGGCATATAGGCAGTTAGACAAAGCTCAGCTAGTTGGTTGTTGGGCTCATGTCAGAAGAAAGTTCTTCGAGGCGACGCCTAAAAAGGCAGACAGGACTTCCTTGGGTGCCAAGGGATTAGCCTATTGCGACCGTCTATTTGCCTTGGAGAATGACTGGGTTGACCTCTCTACTGAAGAGCGACTACATAAACGCCAGGCAGAGTTAGCCCCTTTGATGGATGAGTTTTTCGACTGGTGCCGCAATCAATCTATTTTACCTGGATCAAAACTTGGTCGTGCGATAGAGTATAGCCTTAAGTATGAAGAACTATTCAAGGCAGTTCTTCAAGATGGCCGCTTGGTTCTATCCAATAATGTAACAGAACGCGCCATTAAGTCCTTGGTCATGGGACGGAAAAATTGGTTGTTTTCCCAAAGTTTTGAGGGAGCTAAAGCAACTGCCATTATCCTGAGTTTACTGGAGACAGCTAAGAGGCATGGTCTTGATTCAGAGAAATACATCACTTATCTTCTGGAACATCTTCCAAACGAGGAGTCACTCGCAAAAAAGGAGGTTCTAGAGGCTTATTTACCGTGGACTGAACGAATTCAGAACAACTGCAAATAG